In Candidatus Desulfatibia profunda, one genomic interval encodes:
- a CDS encoding response regulator encodes MPLKYKHTIMVVDDEASIIKALHRLFRKDNYQILTASSAPEGLDLLKKAQKPVSLIISDQRMPGMNGSQFLEQAQKLFPDAIRFLLTGHSDMDAIIAAINKGGIHRYLTKPWNDDDLMLQVRQSLQQYELILENRRLLALIHKQNKELQQLNKQLEQKVQERSQEIIEKNKKLSDLNKELESSFYNTVRAFASLTEMQAPSLAGHGRRVSYLAREMAQLLELPENEVTHIEIAALLHDVGKLGLPPKLIEGKGNHWTSQEKALFHKHPEEGQNIVRFIKNLDHVGLMIRSHHERYDGQGYPDQLSEETIPLGSRIIAVADTYDNIANLKVNAKACIDDYLKERKTTQDQLAENELLPQAAIHHLKQFGFTRYDPDIVKVFLEYIRKKGIPSHKEKEVTIDQLKAGMMLIESLYTQKGRFLLPQNTVLTEEYIEKLNIIHQNDPIAEAVYVLENQL; translated from the coding sequence ATGCCGCTTAAATATAAACATACGATTATGGTGGTGGATGACGAAGCCTCTATTATCAAGGCGCTTCATCGGCTTTTTCGTAAAGACAATTATCAGATACTCACGGCTTCGAGCGCTCCGGAAGGACTCGATTTACTGAAAAAGGCCCAAAAGCCGGTCAGCCTGATCATTTCCGACCAGCGCATGCCCGGAATGAACGGCAGTCAATTTTTAGAACAAGCCCAAAAACTATTTCCGGATGCCATCCGGTTTCTTTTGACAGGCCATTCCGACATGGACGCCATCATCGCTGCCATCAACAAGGGTGGAATTCATCGGTATCTGACCAAACCCTGGAATGACGACGATCTCATGCTTCAGGTGCGTCAGTCTCTGCAACAGTATGAACTGATATTGGAAAACCGGCGCTTGTTGGCCTTGATACACAAGCAGAACAAGGAGCTTCAACAGCTTAACAAGCAACTGGAACAAAAGGTGCAGGAGCGCTCTCAGGAAATCATTGAAAAAAATAAGAAGTTGTCCGATTTGAACAAAGAGCTGGAATCGAGCTTCTATAACACCGTCCGGGCCTTTGCCTCGCTAACCGAAATGCAGGCCCCTTCCCTGGCAGGGCATGGCCGGCGCGTGAGTTATCTGGCGCGCGAGATGGCACAACTGTTGGAGTTGCCTGAAAATGAGGTTACCCATATCGAAATTGCCGCTCTTTTGCATGACGTCGGAAAGCTTGGACTCCCCCCCAAACTTATCGAAGGAAAAGGAAACCATTGGACTTCCCAGGAGAAGGCCCTGTTTCATAAACATCCCGAAGAGGGCCAGAATATCGTTCGGTTTATCAAAAACTTAGACCATGTGGGCCTTATGATACGATCTCATCACGAACGCTATGACGGACAAGGGTATCCGGACCAATTGAGCGAGGAAACAATCCCCTTAGGATCGAGAATCATCGCCGTAGCAGATACGTATGACAACATTGCAAACCTTAAGGTAAATGCCAAGGCTTGTATCGATGACTACTTAAAGGAGCGCAAGACAACACAGGACCAGTTGGCCGAAAACGAGCTGTTGCCGCAGGCAGCCATTCATCACCTCAAGCAATTCGGCTTCACCCGGTATGATCCGGATATTGTTAAAGTGTTTCTGGAATATATACGGAAGAAAGGAATTCCGTCCCATAAAGAGAAAGAGGTAACCATCGATCAACTCAAGGCCGGCATGATGTTGATAGAATCTCTTTATACCCAAAAAGGCAGATTTTTGCTGCCGCAGAATACCGTCCTGACTGAGGAATATATTGAAAAATTAAACATCATTCATCAAAACGATCCGATTGCGGAAGCGGTGTATGTATTGGAGAACCAACTTTGA
- a CDS encoding HDOD domain-containing protein: MEAKNIFKKLDRIDSLPTLPAVAMEVNKLLLSYDTSINALCNCIEKDQAMVSKILKLVNSAFFGLKARISTISHAIVILGFNTIRNAVVSISIIDVFCTKKIFDGFDIKQFWKHSVAVAVTSKYLAEKTRINSADDCFVGGLLHDMGKIVLVQHFNDLFQKVWLATKDGGRSFYEAEKSEIPIDHAQIGGYLARKWQLPTRLVDAIRYHHAVRPSASDQNLLMTVHTANIIVNRFRSDSKGDLELSNIHPEVLKVMGNQLVTVSEWYPQVSMEIESACKFFLEESKQ; the protein is encoded by the coding sequence ATGGAAGCAAAAAATATTTTTAAAAAGCTTGATCGCATTGACAGTCTGCCCACGTTGCCGGCGGTTGCCATGGAGGTGAACAAGCTGCTGCTCAGCTACGACACTTCCATCAATGCTTTGTGCAACTGTATCGAAAAGGACCAGGCCATGGTCTCAAAGATCCTGAAGCTGGTCAATTCGGCCTTTTTCGGCCTGAAAGCCAGGATAAGCACGATTTCCCATGCCATTGTGATTTTGGGTTTTAATACGATCCGAAACGCGGTGGTGTCGATCTCGATTATTGATGTTTTTTGTACCAAGAAAATTTTTGACGGCTTTGACATAAAACAGTTCTGGAAGCATTCCGTGGCCGTGGCCGTCACCAGCAAGTACCTTGCCGAAAAAACTCGAATTAATTCGGCCGACGATTGTTTTGTCGGCGGGCTTTTGCATGACATGGGCAAGATCGTGCTGGTGCAGCATTTCAATGATCTTTTCCAGAAGGTCTGGCTGGCGACTAAAGACGGCGGCCGGTCGTTTTATGAGGCTGAAAAAAGCGAAATCCCTATCGACCATGCTCAGATCGGCGGCTATTTGGCCCGGAAATGGCAACTGCCCACGCGGCTGGTCGACGCCATTCGCTATCACCATGCTGTCAGACCAAGCGCCAGTGACCAGAATTTATTAATGACCGTTCATACGGCCAATATTATAGTAAATAGGTTTAGGTCCGATTCCAAAGGCGACCTTGAATTATCTAATATTCATCCGGAAGTCCTGAAGGTCATGGGCAACCAATTGGTCACCGTATCCGAGTGGTATCCGCAGGTGTCAATGGAAATCGAATCGGCCTGCAAGTTTTTTCTGGAGGAGTCAAAGCAATGA
- a CDS encoding response regulator, whose translation MNAYQHTVLCVDDEQNILHSLKRLLRKEGYRLLTAGSGAKGLKILKENDVHLVITDQRMPEMSGTEFLAKVKENYPDVIRIVLTGYTEVDSITESINKGHIYKFMLKPWNDYNLKLEIKQGLEQYDLMQANKRLHETVRQQNEELRRTNEKLEVLVKKRTMDLEIQNQALELSRAILQDLPIPVIGVSSEMTIVFINSEVEILSFDNGSVEVGRSVSEFFSSDVEEKISGVLAAGTGDTVKGYRCSEKTYDLDFIPLSGRFRGKGVVMTLTPVTRKF comes from the coding sequence ATGAACGCATACCAGCATACGGTCTTATGTGTAGATGACGAGCAAAACATACTGCATTCCTTAAAGCGCCTGCTGCGCAAAGAAGGCTATCGGCTTTTGACGGCCGGCAGCGGCGCTAAAGGCCTGAAGATCCTTAAAGAAAATGATGTCCACCTGGTGATCACCGACCAGCGCATGCCGGAAATGAGCGGAACCGAGTTTTTGGCAAAAGTAAAAGAAAATTATCCGGATGTCATTCGAATCGTCCTTACAGGATACACCGAGGTCGATTCCATCACCGAATCGATCAACAAAGGGCATATCTATAAATTCATGCTAAAACCTTGGAATGATTACAATTTAAAGCTGGAAATCAAACAGGGATTGGAGCAATATGACCTGATGCAGGCCAACAAAAGACTTCATGAAACTGTTCGGCAGCAGAATGAAGAGTTAAGGAGAACAAATGAAAAGTTGGAAGTGCTGGTAAAAAAGAGGACCATGGATCTTGAAATTCAAAACCAGGCTCTGGAACTATCACGCGCTATCCTCCAGGACTTGCCCATACCTGTTATCGGCGTAAGCAGTGAAATGACAATCGTATTTATCAATAGTGAAGTGGAAATCCTATCGTTTGACAATGGAAGCGTAGAAGTGGGCAGAAGTGTCTCGGAGTTCTTTTCAAGTGATGTGGAAGAAAAAATCTCCGGTGTGTTGGCTGCCGGCACCGGCGATACAGTTAAGGGATACCGGTGTTCGGAGAAAACTTACGATTTGGATTTTATACCCCTTTCCGGAAGGTTTCGCGGCAAAGGGGTTGTCATGACGTTAACGCCTGTAACGAGAAAGTTTTAG
- a CDS encoding response regulator: MKTHTILIVDDEELILKSISRVLRNENCRILTAPSGEEGLAILKNNDVHLVISDQKMPGMSGLDFLKRVQREYPQILTIMLTGLAELKIAMDAINEAGVYKFILKPWDDNDLKVTVRRALETRELIWERNTLRRQVKTQDAILQELEKIYPDIGKVERDEDGYIVIDI; this comes from the coding sequence ATGAAAACACATACTATATTAATTGTCGATGATGAAGAATTGATTCTTAAATCGATCTCCCGCGTCTTAAGGAATGAAAATTGCAGAATTCTTACGGCGCCAAGTGGCGAAGAAGGGCTTGCAATACTAAAAAATAACGATGTTCATTTAGTGATCAGCGATCAAAAAATGCCGGGTATGAGCGGGCTTGATTTTCTAAAGCGTGTTCAAAGAGAGTATCCTCAAATTCTGACCATCATGCTGACCGGTCTTGCAGAACTTAAGATTGCCATGGATGCCATTAATGAGGCCGGGGTATACAAATTCATCCTGAAACCGTGGGATGATAACGATTTGAAAGTTACGGTCAGGAGAGCCTTAGAGACCAGGGAACTTATTTGGGAAAGGAACACATTGCGTCGGCAGGTTAAAACCCAGGATGCCATCTTGCAGGAGCTGGAAAAGATATACCCGGATATCGGCAAAGTAGAGCGTGATGAAGACGGATATATTGTTATAGATATATAA
- a CDS encoding electron transfer flavoprotein-ubiquinone oxidoreductase, which translates to MDIEREKIEFDVLFVGGGPAGLAGAIRLMQLAGEKKLNLEVALIEKGSEIGAHALSGAVLNPMALTELIPDFLERGCPIESTVRGDEFVFLTPDRHYRLPLVPRYMHNTGFYVISLSKFTRWLGNIAEELGVNIFAGFDGKKVLYGDDQRTITGVRTGDKGLGKDGSPKSNFEPGIDLMAKVTVFAEGARGSLMKDLAEKLDIFSGKMPQVFETGIKEVIQLQKDNYFTFSKHNDIHTLGYPLGLNTPGGGFIYEMKDNKVTLGFLVGLGYRDAMLDVYDEFIKFKHHPFVADIIKGGKVLEQGARTVSTGGYYTIPKLAVSGGMFVGGGASMQNTPGLKGIHASMKSGMLAAEAIVAALEKNDVTQHSLGVYQALFDKSWLKAEIYEGRNFSQALSKRGLMKFVHLGAQYVTRGRGIQDNMPIEEDYKTLMPLKAVAESEQPQAVKKTYDGVLYVDKLTGVYLSKTMHREDQPSHIIVHDENLCVNECFDTYRSPCTRFCPGEVYEIETDEKTSRRRLKLNPSNCLHCKTCDIKDPYRNITWTCPEGGEGPGYALL; encoded by the coding sequence ATGGATATCGAACGCGAAAAAATTGAATTCGACGTGCTTTTTGTGGGCGGCGGTCCGGCCGGTTTGGCGGGCGCCATCCGGTTGATGCAGCTTGCCGGGGAAAAAAAGCTGAACCTTGAAGTGGCTCTGATCGAAAAAGGATCAGAGATCGGCGCCCATGCCTTGAGTGGCGCCGTTTTAAATCCAATGGCCTTAACAGAACTGATTCCGGATTTTTTGGAAAGAGGATGCCCAATTGAAAGCACGGTCAGGGGGGATGAATTCGTCTTTCTGACCCCCGATCGACACTATCGGCTCCCGCTCGTTCCCAGATACATGCATAACACCGGCTTTTACGTTATCAGCCTGTCGAAGTTCACTCGCTGGCTGGGGAACATCGCCGAGGAACTGGGCGTCAATATCTTTGCGGGGTTTGACGGCAAAAAGGTTCTTTATGGCGATGATCAGCGGACGATTACCGGTGTCCGTACCGGCGACAAGGGTCTTGGAAAGGACGGCTCACCCAAAAGCAACTTTGAACCCGGAATCGATTTGATGGCAAAGGTAACGGTGTTCGCTGAAGGGGCCAGGGGCAGCCTGATGAAGGATCTTGCCGAAAAGTTGGATATTTTTTCCGGAAAAATGCCCCAGGTCTTTGAAACCGGGATCAAAGAGGTGATCCAGCTTCAAAAAGACAATTATTTTACCTTCAGCAAACACAACGACATCCATACCTTGGGTTATCCCCTGGGCCTGAACACACCGGGCGGCGGTTTTATCTACGAAATGAAAGACAACAAGGTGACCCTGGGATTCCTGGTGGGGCTCGGTTACCGGGACGCCATGCTCGATGTATATGACGAATTCATCAAATTCAAGCATCATCCGTTTGTGGCCGACATCATCAAAGGCGGCAAGGTCCTGGAGCAGGGTGCCCGCACGGTTTCCACCGGAGGATATTACACGATCCCCAAGCTGGCGGTCAGCGGCGGCATGTTTGTGGGCGGCGGCGCCTCCATGCAGAATACCCCCGGACTCAAAGGAATCCACGCATCCATGAAATCGGGCATGCTGGCGGCAGAGGCCATCGTCGCAGCACTTGAAAAAAACGACGTTACCCAGCACAGCCTCGGGGTTTATCAGGCATTGTTTGATAAAAGCTGGTTAAAGGCGGAAATTTACGAGGGCCGCAACTTTTCCCAGGCTTTGTCGAAACGGGGCCTGATGAAGTTTGTCCATCTCGGAGCCCAATATGTCACCAGGGGCCGCGGTATCCAGGACAACATGCCGATCGAGGAGGATTACAAGACATTAATGCCGCTAAAGGCGGTTGCGGAATCCGAGCAGCCGCAAGCCGTTAAAAAAACCTATGACGGTGTTTTATATGTCGACAAACTGACCGGCGTTTACCTGTCCAAAACCATGCATCGGGAAGATCAGCCGAGCCACATTATCGTGCACGATGAGAATCTGTGCGTCAATGAATGTTTTGATACGTATCGCAGTCCCTGCACCCGATTCTGCCCCGGAGAAGTCTACGAGATCGAAACCGACGAAAAAACATCCCGGAGACGACTCAAACTCAACCCCTCGAATTGTCTGCACTGCAAAACCTGCGACATCAAGGATCCATACAGGAATATAACCTGGACATGTCCGGAAGGAGGGGAAGGGCCGGGGTATGCGCTGCTGTAA
- a CDS encoding ABC transporter ATP-binding protein, with protein MQKNDLIIHLKDVCFGYPNAAPVLDRLNLTLYKGNRFGLMGPNGSGKTTLFHMIMGLLTPTSGQIEIYNLPVRTEKDFREVRRKIGLLFQDADDQLFSPTVLEDVAFGPLNLGKSPDEAIDIARSTLKYLGLSGFEDRITYKLSGGEKRLVSLATVLAMQPEVLLLDEPTSGLDDKTKTILKNVLSDLNLTYILISHEIDFLTEITDAIYSMESGKIHFDRKVHVHQHVHAHPHGAYVHEHD; from the coding sequence ATGCAAAAGAACGATCTGATTATTCATCTTAAAGATGTCTGTTTCGGTTATCCGAACGCTGCTCCGGTTCTTGACAGGCTTAATTTAACGCTCTACAAGGGCAACCGTTTCGGTTTGATGGGCCCCAACGGCAGCGGTAAAACCACCCTTTTTCATATGATCATGGGACTTTTAACACCGACATCGGGCCAGATCGAGATCTACAATCTTCCTGTTAGAACGGAAAAAGATTTCAGAGAGGTCCGCAGAAAAATCGGCCTTCTTTTTCAGGATGCCGACGACCAGTTGTTTTCCCCCACAGTGCTGGAGGATGTGGCTTTCGGACCCCTTAACCTGGGCAAGTCGCCGGACGAAGCCATTGACATCGCCCGAAGCACATTGAAGTATTTGGGACTGTCCGGTTTTGAAGACCGCATCACCTACAAGCTGTCCGGCGGTGAAAAAAGGCTGGTTTCTCTGGCTACGGTCCTGGCCATGCAACCCGAAGTCCTGCTTCTGGACGAGCCGACCAGCGGCCTGGACGATAAAACCAAGACCATTTTAAAAAATGTACTGTCGGACCTGAATCTTACCTATATATTGATTTCCCACGAAATCGACTTTCTGACCGAGATCACCGATGCCATTTATAGCATGGAAAGCGGCAAAATTCATTTTGATCGGAAAGTGCATGTACATCAGCATGTCCATGCCCATCCGCACGGCGCGTACGTGCACGAACATGATTGA
- the cbiQ gene encoding cobalt ECF transporter T component CbiQ: MIKELANGNSFIQDLDPRIKIVVVFLFSVVVAAADRFQVLLWALTLGILIVGAARVPVNEICRRLIPVNLLIVFLWLLLPFTFTGNPLFYLGPLAATREGVLYATRISIKSNAMMLMLITLAASTPIFILGHAMHALRVPPKLVHLFFFTFRYIHVMYREYFRLVNSMKIRGFTPGNNLHTYRTIAYMVGMLLVRSFDRAQRVHNAMLCRGFKGDLYSLRKFSLNGRDVAALILMVTVILILGILECKRTI; this comes from the coding sequence ATGATTAAAGAACTTGCCAATGGCAATTCTTTTATTCAAGATCTTGATCCTCGCATCAAGATTGTCGTGGTGTTCCTTTTTTCCGTGGTTGTGGCCGCAGCCGACCGGTTTCAGGTTCTGCTGTGGGCTCTGACCCTGGGAATTTTGATCGTGGGAGCGGCCAGAGTGCCGGTGAACGAAATTTGCCGACGGCTGATACCCGTAAATTTGCTGATAGTTTTCCTGTGGCTTTTGCTCCCCTTTACATTCACGGGCAATCCGCTCTTCTATCTAGGGCCGCTAGCGGCTACGCGTGAGGGGGTGCTTTATGCAACCCGGATCAGTATTAAATCCAACGCCATGATGCTGATGCTGATCACCCTGGCGGCATCCACTCCCATTTTCATCCTGGGCCATGCCATGCATGCATTGAGGGTTCCCCCAAAACTTGTCCACCTGTTTTTCTTTACTTTTCGTTACATTCATGTGATGTACAGGGAGTATTTCCGGTTGGTAAATTCCATGAAGATACGGGGATTTACTCCCGGGAACAATTTGCATACTTACAGAACCATCGCGTATATGGTGGGTATGCTTTTGGTCAGAAGCTTCGACCGGGCCCAAAGGGTCCATAATGCCATGCTGTGCCGCGGTTTTAAGGGAGATCTTTACAGCTTGAGAAAATTTTCTCTAAACGGCAGGGACGTCGCCGCTTTAATTTTGATGGTGACGGTTATTCTGATACTGGGAATTCTGGAATGCAAAAGAACGATCTGA